The sequence below is a genomic window from Pongo abelii isolate AG06213 chromosome 15, NHGRI_mPonAbe1-v2.0_pri, whole genome shotgun sequence.
GATGATGTGGAGAGTCCGGCTGCCCCTGTGGAGGAGACAAAGAATGAGCACAGGGGTCGGGCAGTGGCCCAGAAATCCCACCTGGATCCCTCCTCCAGGTCCTGAAAATCCCAGGGCTCTGCCTTGGGTAGAAGCTGCTAGAGGCAACTAAAAGACAGCTCAGGGGTGAATTCACGGAAactgagagacagagggagagtcaTCCACAGACAGACCCTAAGAGCTACAGGGCCCCTCACTTTACACAGGAGgccactgaggcccagagagggcaggggACCTTGCCCAGGTCACCCAGGTGTCAGAGCCCAGGCATTGCTCTTGGCCTaggttcctttcctcttctccctaCCCATCACCCCATCAcccctccactcccaccccaaaCCTCACTCAGAAGGAGCCAGAAGAGGGGACAGTGAGGGAGAGACTGAAGACCCAGGAAGCTGAGGGTCACGGAACTGCAGGGTGAGAAGAGCTTCCCTCGGGCTCAGCCTCAGGGCTGGATCTTCTCGCAGCTCTGGTGGTCCTGTTTAGGACACTTACCCACGGACTGCAGAATAGCCACCAGGCTCCCAGCAGAAACCCCACCCCCGTTGGCAATGGCTGCTGCGGACATCATCTTGGCTGCTACGGAGGACGCGGCGATTCCTGCCCCAGTGAAGCCCACGGCACTGAGCACCAGGGGCACAGTCCCCACTGCCAGGGCTGTGGGGAGAGAGAAGCTGAGTGCAGAGGTGGGCTCAGGAGAAGggacccctccccctgccccccgctTAGGAATTCCTTGACAGTTTCCGGGGACTGTCACCTTGAGCAATAGAGAGATGGCAGCTTAGGGGTCTTCTGGTGAAGAAAAGATGGAGTGTGGAGCCAGGTGAAGCAAAGATGTCATAGAAGGACCAGCCATAGCCCTGGTTTGTCTCTAACTTGCTGTGTGATGCTGAGGAAGTCAATACCCTTCATTGGGTctcaagtttgtgtgtgtgtgtgtgtgtgtgtgtgtgtgtccacgcATAAATGTGAAATAAGCCATGTGGAGTTTAGCTGCAAACCCTCTTTCAAACGATCTTCCTCCTATGCTTATTCGACATAAGGAACTAGAAGAGAAGCTGGGGCAGGAATGGGAGTGAGCTTTTCCCTGGAGTATTTTGATGCTGCTCTCGGCCCCTATGGCTCACTCAGGCAACTCAGGCAGCTTCGgaagtggagggtgagaggatgAGAGCCAGCCCAGCGCCTCATCTCTGCGTTCTCCCAGCACCCCCGGGACCAGGCTAGGTGAGGGCCTGGAGACAGGCGATCCGGGTAACTTACCTCCTCCCACTGCAGCAGCAACTGCCTGTTCTAGAGAGAGATAGTGCCAggggaaggcagagggagaggggaaaggggagaaagaggagagagagggggagaaagggagggagggggagggaagaagggagggggagggaag
It includes:
- the IFI27L2 gene encoding interferon alpha-inducible protein 27-like protein 2, which encodes MMKQAVAAAVGGALAVGTVPLVLSAVGFTGAGIAASSVAAKMMSAAAIANGGGVSAGSLVAILQSVGAAGLSTSSNILLASVGSVLGACLGNSPSSLPAEPEAKQDEARENVPQGEPPKPPLKSEKHEE